From Rhododendron vialii isolate Sample 1 chromosome 10a, ASM3025357v1, the proteins below share one genomic window:
- the LOC131302687 gene encoding universal stress protein PHOS34, giving the protein MGKARTVGIGMDYSPTSKSALRWTIENLIDPGDLVVVVHVLSSKSDPTNKKLFEDTGSPLVPLEEFRDINVCKKYGLIPDPEVLDLLDTASRTKAAKVVAKIYWGDPREKLCNCVQDLKLDSLVLGSRGLGAIKRVLLGSVSNYVVQNAVCPVTVVKGPNMPRP; this is encoded by the exons atggggaaGGCACGTACAGTGGGGATTGGCATGGACTATTCACCAACCAGCAAATCAGCCCTCCGATGGACTATCGAGAACCTGATCGACCCAGGTGATCTCGTCGTGGTCGTCCACGTGTTGTCTTCCAAATCTGATCCTACCAATAAGAAGCTGTTCGAGGACACCGGATCAC ctttggTACCTCTGGAGGAATTTAGAGACATTAATGTGTGCAAGAAATATGGGCTCATCCCTGATCCAGAGGTTCTTGATTTGCTTGATACCGCCTCAAGGACTAAAgcg gctaaggtggtggCCAAGATATATTGGGGGGATCCAAGGGAGAAGCTGTGTAATTGTGTGCAGGATCTAAAGCTTGATTCACTTGTTCTTGGAAGCAGAGGTTTAGGGGCCATTAAAAG GGTGTTGCTTGGGAGTGTGAGCAACTACGTGGTGCAAAATGCTGTGTGCCCAGTCACTGTAGTGAAGGGTCCGAACATGCCCAGGCCTTAA